The proteins below are encoded in one region of Oncorhynchus tshawytscha isolate Ot180627B linkage group LG04, Otsh_v2.0, whole genome shotgun sequence:
- the LOC112248453 gene encoding fibroblast growth factor receptor 1-A-like isoform X7, with amino-acid sequence MPQRSGWSSSHRVINSCSAPHRMLAVQSMLVVLAFLAQILPSQARPAIPDEVVSAPPVKIQAELYTLYPGDRLELKCSTESVNWTKDETLVVDGEHTRLRDGQLEIEGVEPADSGLYTCVAFGNHSSYFSVNVTVDILASSEDEEEEDESSSEEAKLSSSQKLLPMAPQWAQPEKMEKKLHAVPASKTVKFRCQASGNPTPTLKWFKNGKEFKRDQRIGGFKVREHMWTIIMESVVPSDKGNYTCVVENQHGSINHTYQLDVVERSPHRPILQAGLPANNTAVVGSDVEFECKVFSDPQPHIQWLKHIEVNGSRVGPDGLPYVRVLKHSGVNSSDTQVLTLYNVTEEESGEYICKVSNYIGEANQSAWLTVIRHEAQAVPPSPPPNQTYLEVLIYCVGFFLIAVMVAVAIILKMRSSSKKSDFSSQLAVHKLAKSIPLRRQVSVDSSSSLHSGVMLVRPSRLSSSGSPMLSGVSEYELPQDPRWELPRDRLVLGKPLGEGCFGQVVMGEAVGMDKEKPNRITKVAVKMLKSDATEKDLSDLISEMEMMKIIGKHKNIINLLGACTQDGPLYVIVEYASKGNLREYLRARRPPGMEYCYNPDQVPIENMSIKDLVSCAYQVARGMEYLSSKKCIHRDLAARNVLVTEDNVMKIADFGLARDIHHIDYYKKTTNGRLPVKWMAPEALFDRIYTHQSDVWSFGVLLWEIFTLGGSPYPGVPVEELFKLLKEGHRMDKPSTCTHELYMMMRDCWHAVPSHRPTFKQLVEDLDRTLAMTSNQEYLELSVPLDQYSPSYPDTRSSTCSSGEDSVFSHDAGAEEPCLPKFPPHSNGVAIKKR; translated from the exons TCGTCTCTGCACCACCTGTGAAAATCCAAGCGGAGCTTTACACCCTGTACCCTGGAGACCGACTGGAGCTGAAATGTAGCACTGAGTCAGTCAACTGGACCAAGGATGAGACATTGGTGGTGGATGGGGAGCACACACGTTTACGAGACGGCCAACTGGAGATCGAGGGAGTGGAGCCGGCTGACTCGGGCCTGTACACCTGCGTCGCCTTTGGCAACCACAGCTCCTACTTCTCTGTCAATGTCACAG TTGATATCCTGGCATCCTctgaagatgaagaagaggaggatgagtcTTCCTCAGAGGAGGCAAAGCTGTCTAGCAGTCAAAAGCTTTTGC CAATGGCCCCTCAGTGGGCTCAGCCAGAGAAGATGGAAAAAAAGTTGCATGCTGTCCCAGCCAGTAAGACTGTCAAGTTCCGCTGCCAGGCCAGTGGGAACCCTACCCCAACACTCAAGTGGTTCAAGAACGGCAAGGAGTTCAAGAGGGATCAGCGCATCGGGGGCTTCAAG GTTCGAGAACACATGTGGACCATAATCATGGAGTCTGTAGTGCCATCCGACAAGGGAAACTACACCTGTGTAGTAGAAAACCAACATGGAAGCATTAACCACACTTACCAGCTGGATGTTGTTG AGCGTTCCCCCCACAGACCCATCCTGCAGGCGGGACTGCCAGCCAATAACACTGCGGTGGTGGGCAGTGATGTGGAGTTTGAGTGTAAGGTGTTCAGCGACCCCCAGCCTCACATCCAGTGGCTGAAGCACATCGAGGTCAATGGAAGCCGCGTGGGCCCTGATGGCTTACCCTACGTCCGTGTCCTCAAG CACTCTGGGGTTAATAGCTCGGACACTCAGGTGTTGACCCTCTACAATGTCACTGAGGAGGAGAGCGGGGAGTATATATGTAAAGTGTCCAATTATATAGGCGAGGCCAATCAGTCAGCCTGGCTGACCGTCATCAGGCATGAGGCCCAAG CAGTCCCCCCTTCTCCACCACCCAACCAAACCTACCTGGAAGTGCTGATCTACTGTGTGGGCTTCTTCCTCATTGCTGTCATGGTGGCCGTGGCCATCATCTTAAAGATGCGCAGCTCGTCAAAGAAGAGTGACTTCAGCAGTCAGCTGGCTGTCCACAAGCTGGCTAAAAGCATCCCCCTGCGCAGACAG GTGTCAGTGGACTCTAGCTCCTCCCTCCACTCCGGGGTGATGTTGGTGCGGCCCTCCCGCCTCTCATCCAGCGGCTCTCCTATGCTGTCTGGGGTGTCTGAGTACGAGTTGCCCCAGGATCCACGCTGGGAGCTGCCCAGAGACCG ACTGGTGCTGGGGAAACCCTTGGGAGAAGGCTGCTTTGGCCAGGTGGTGATGGGAGAGGCTGTAGGGATGGACAAAGAGAAGCCAAACAGGATCACCAAAGTGGCTGTGAAGATGCTCAAAT CTGATGCTACAGAGAAAGACCTGTCAGATCTGATCTCTGAGATGGAGATGATGAAGATCATTGGGAAGCACAAGAACATCATTAACCTGCTGGGAGCCTGTACCCAGGATG gtcCTCTCTATGTTATTGTGGAGTATGCCTCCAAGGGAAACCTCCGGGAGTACCTGAGAGCTCGGCGTCCACCAGGCATGGAGTACTGCTACAACCCTGACCAGGTGCCCATAGAGAACATGTCTATCAAAGACCTGGTGTCCTGTGCCTACCAGGTGGCCCGCGGCATGGAGTACCTGTCCTCTAAGAAG TGTATCCACAGAGACCTGGCTGCCCGCAACGTACTGGTGACTGAGGACAATGTGATGAAGATCGCAGACTTTGGCCTGGCCAGAGATATCCACCATATTGATTACTATAAGAAGACCACCAAT GGTCGTTTGCCAGTCAAGTGGATGGCCCCAGAAGCTCTATTTGACCGGATATACACGCACCAAAGTGATGT ATGGTCTTTCGGGGTGCTGCTGTGGGAAATCTTCACACTGGGGGGCTCGCCGTACCCGGGGGTTCCTGTGGAGGAATTGTTCAAGCTGCTGAAGGAGGGCCACCGCATGGACAAGCCCTCCACCTGCACCCATGAACT ATACATGATGATGAGGGACTGCTGGCATGCTGTTCCCTCTCACCGGCCCACGTTCAAACAGCTGGTGGAAGACCTGGACCGCACCCTGGCCATGACGTCCAACCAG gagTACTTGGAGCTGTCTGTGCCTCTGGACCAGTATTCCCCCAGCTACCCTGACACACGCAGCTCCACCTGCTCCTCGGGCGAGGACTCGGTCTTCTCCCACGATGCTGGTGCTGAGGAGCCCTGCCTGCCAAAGTTTCCTCCCCACTCCAACGGGGTGGCCATCAAGAAACGCTGA